One window of the Herbiconiux sp. L3-i23 genome contains the following:
- the infA gene encoding translation initiation factor IF-1 — protein MAKKDGVIEIEGSVLEALPNAMFRVELTNGHKVLAHISGKMRQHYIRILPEDRVIVELSPYDLTRGRIVYRYK, from the coding sequence ATGGCCAAGAAGGACGGCGTAATCGAGATCGAGGGCTCTGTGCTCGAGGCTCTGCCCAACGCGATGTTCCGCGTCGAGCTGACCAACGGACACAAAGTGCTCGCCCACATCTCGGGCAAGATGCGACAGCACTACATCCGAATCCTCCCCGAGGACCGGGTGATCGTGGAGCTGAGCCCTTACGACCTGACCCGCGGCCGGATCGTCTACCGCTACAAGTGA
- a CDS encoding alpha/beta fold hydrolase, whose translation MAAELMSSGAGDAPVLVLAHGAGAPMDSDWMERMTGLLVDRGVRVVRFEFPYMAGRRAGVRRPAPKAETLMDDYREVVAEVAAASSSPVVIGGKSMGGRVATMVADELRDAGSVSAVVCFGYPFHPPGAPGKLRTAHLETLRTPTLICQGTRDPFGTEVEVGGYTLSDSIELRFLPDGEHELKPRAKISGRTHAQNLAEAADRAADFTRTARSGNPTP comes from the coding sequence ATGGCCGCCGAACTGATGTCGTCGGGAGCCGGCGACGCCCCCGTGCTCGTTCTCGCGCACGGTGCCGGTGCGCCGATGGACTCCGACTGGATGGAGCGGATGACCGGCCTCCTCGTCGATCGCGGAGTGCGCGTCGTCCGGTTCGAGTTCCCCTACATGGCGGGAAGACGGGCGGGCGTGCGCAGGCCGGCGCCCAAGGCGGAGACGCTCATGGACGACTACCGCGAGGTCGTCGCCGAGGTGGCCGCCGCATCGAGCAGCCCCGTCGTGATCGGCGGCAAGTCGATGGGCGGCCGGGTGGCGACCATGGTCGCCGACGAGCTCCGAGACGCGGGGTCGGTGAGCGCGGTCGTCTGCTTCGGGTACCCGTTCCACCCGCCGGGGGCACCCGGGAAGCTTCGGACCGCGCACCTCGAGACCCTGCGCACCCCGACGCTGATCTGCCAGGGCACCCGCGATCCGTTCGGCACCGAGGTCGAGGTCGGCGGCTACACGCTGTCGGACTCGATCGAACTGCGCTTCCTGCCCGACGGTGAGCACGAGCTGAAGCCGCGGGCGAAGATCAGCGGGCGCACGCACGCGCAGAACCTCGCCGAGGCGGCGGATCGCGCAGCCGACTTCACGCGGACCGCGAGGAGCGGGAACCCTACGCCGTGA
- a CDS encoding site-specific DNA-methyltransferase, with protein sequence MSLPQPSPEPQGSVWSPDGPDLVVHSENLGFLRTLPDESFRLIYIDPPFNTGKQQTRRSITAVRSEEGTRVGFKGRSYETVRGATLRYADSFAEYWDFLEPRLEEAWRLLAPDGTLYLHLDYREVHYAKVLLDALFGRDSFLNEIIWAYDYGGRAKGRWPAKHDNILVYVKDPTNYVFDSAEVDREPYMAPGLVTAEKAALGKLPTDVWWHTIVSPTGREKTGYPTQKPLGVLRRIVAASSERGDWVLDFFGGSGTTGAAARELGRRFVLVDESPDAVRVMGERLQLDPVPHR encoded by the coding sequence GTGAGCCTTCCCCAGCCGAGTCCGGAACCGCAGGGCTCGGTGTGGTCACCCGACGGCCCCGACCTCGTCGTGCACTCCGAGAACCTCGGGTTCCTGCGCACCCTGCCGGACGAGAGCTTCCGGCTCATCTACATCGACCCGCCGTTCAACACGGGCAAGCAGCAGACGCGGCGATCGATCACCGCGGTGCGCTCCGAGGAGGGCACCAGGGTCGGCTTCAAGGGCCGCAGCTACGAGACCGTGCGCGGCGCGACCCTCCGCTACGCCGACTCGTTCGCCGAGTACTGGGACTTCCTCGAGCCCCGGCTCGAGGAAGCGTGGCGCCTGCTCGCCCCCGACGGCACCCTCTACCTGCACCTCGACTACCGCGAGGTGCATTACGCGAAGGTGCTGCTCGACGCGCTCTTCGGCCGCGACAGCTTCCTCAACGAGATCATCTGGGCCTACGACTACGGCGGACGCGCGAAGGGCCGCTGGCCCGCCAAGCACGACAACATCCTCGTCTACGTGAAGGACCCGACGAATTACGTCTTCGATTCGGCCGAGGTCGACCGGGAGCCGTACATGGCGCCCGGCCTCGTCACCGCCGAGAAGGCGGCGCTCGGCAAGCTGCCGACCGACGTCTGGTGGCACACCATCGTGTCGCCGACCGGGCGGGAGAAGACCGGATATCCGACTCAGAAGCCCCTCGGGGTGCTGCGCCGCATCGTCGCCGCGAGCAGCGAGCGCGGCGACTGGGTGCTCGACTTCTTCGGCGGCAGCGGCACCACCGGGGCCGCCGCGCGCGAGCTCGGCCGCCGCTTCGTCCTCGTCGACGAGAGCCCCGACGCGGTCCGGGTGATGGGGGAGCGGCTCCAGCTCGACCCGGTGCCGCATCGCTGA